A stretch of Cytophagales bacterium DNA encodes these proteins:
- a CDS encoding proline iminopeptidase-family hydrolase: MKSHLLAVCCLFLFAFQPADLPKWKYTRQGHVKVKGGEVWYGVMGKGDQTPVMCLHGGPGGTGYGFLYLYEIAKDRPVIMFDQLGGGRSTIHEDTSLLKVDNFVEQVEAVRKELKLEELYVLGYSWGTALALEYYDKYPEAVKAMVFNSPYFSTPIWTADADTLIAGLPKDIQSDIRQAEADSLFTTPEYEAANTYFLSQHGRRNERLTLPFEMERPQGSSFIYNFMWGPSEFTATGTLRDYDNHQSLKEVKVPALFTTGEFDEARPSTIERLSKLTPDSRFVMIPGAGHSTMNDNLPALVAAVDSFLEEQDTNN; this comes from the coding sequence ATGAAAAGCCATCTACTTGCCGTATGTTGTCTATTTCTCTTTGCCTTTCAGCCGGCTGATCTTCCCAAGTGGAAATATACCCGGCAAGGACACGTGAAAGTGAAAGGAGGTGAGGTCTGGTATGGTGTCATGGGAAAAGGAGATCAAACACCTGTCATGTGCTTACATGGAGGCCCTGGAGGAACAGGTTACGGATTCTTGTACCTGTACGAAATCGCTAAAGACCGTCCGGTAATCATGTTTGATCAGCTGGGAGGAGGTCGTTCGACCATTCATGAAGATACGTCCCTGCTAAAAGTAGACAACTTTGTTGAGCAAGTAGAAGCAGTTAGGAAGGAACTGAAATTGGAGGAACTCTATGTCCTGGGATATTCCTGGGGTACGGCATTGGCTTTGGAATATTATGATAAATATCCGGAAGCGGTGAAAGCAATGGTATTCAATAGCCCTTATTTCAGTACACCCATTTGGACCGCAGATGCAGATACACTGATCGCCGGATTGCCGAAAGACATTCAATCAGACATCCGACAAGCGGAAGCCGATAGTTTATTTACTACTCCTGAGTACGAAGCAGCAAACACCTATTTTCTGAGTCAGCATGGGCGGAGAAATGAGCGATTGACACTGCCGTTTGAAATGGAAAGACCCCAGGGAAGTTCATTCATTTACAACTTCATGTGGGGACCCAGTGAGTTCACGGCTACTGGAACTTTAAGAGATTATGACAATCATCAGTCACTGAAAGAGGTTAAAGTGCCTGCACTTTTTACGACTGGCGAATTCGACGAGGCGCGACCATCGACCATCGAGCGATTGAGCAAACTCACCCCTGATTCCCGCTTCGTGATGATCCCCGGAGCTGGTCACTCGACCATGAACGATAACCTACCTGCTTTGGTAGCTGCCGTGGATTCGTTTTTAGAAGAGCAGGACACCAATAATTAA
- a CDS encoding FG-GAP-like repeat-containing protein → MKRTYTNTCLCFVFLIGLHHAQAQSLEIRDPDFEAVDFQLNDLVESFKNIHRYNESIRDPYEIQEIDSNGVKQYGDRIIGAWGNGYYQRSVGFRTYPFDHDSTIYYHHTPSFYDPSNLPAQEKWQETYLKWIGTGAAHQPLIRDVSRRIVGYSRMLIDQYDERKVEDQLLYTVVKNGVTYLLKEFEADGNKTFLFRRSQTSQKSFDAYVHSYGMLGLIEAYWLFKQHGFPDSVPESALIDVISKSAYSFVRFNQQFYQPLRKETWYNILIDENKKTNHKENINYRCHAIWALSEAYKITGNEDFRSLSISIFHKLKKYQRADGSWKTPAIDSLHDSHSHYHGIIITGLSSLYSISDSDVDLGQEIATCIVNSINHFIDYNDPGQLGRRIRGNGRITQYRKETPALVSMEAIMGLLMARSLVIENHPGINGKEYLDAILSRMMKIAFVSKYGPGRNQWRLQFSNPKSSGRYVKNTGFATLVYGLIHDYELNGFHNRYKKFQKKEELMLIDAQSKGFSQRLMHYRSGDTTNYQWNTADYEYPYKFITSGNFDGDKSDDLAVITYNPETEKYTQLRVFYGNNMVAIYNFNDGNEFAGLVAGDVNGDGLDDILLLNKTGGDNTVRFRVMEGKNIENELYKINSEVQFSANLQVVFGDFNGNGAEEFAVFDPSAPGISMHWFEWRYNPGKSPEMRSLIKSSNILKDKAFEYLDVATGDLNNDGIDELALLITYSDTVKQLYTFRADGQYLEILNDYDEKELLVDERSMTGLVMGDFYPNKPGKELILVESGGSFTGLYYYSAADTVITQLKRTELNIGFRRLEITSGDF, encoded by the coding sequence ATGAAAAGAACTTACACCAATACGTGTTTGTGTTTTGTGTTTTTAATAGGTCTGCATCATGCGCAGGCACAATCACTTGAAATTCGTGATCCTGACTTTGAGGCAGTTGATTTTCAGTTGAATGATTTAGTGGAGTCATTCAAAAATATTCACCGCTATAATGAGAGTATCAGGGATCCCTATGAGATCCAGGAAATCGATTCAAATGGCGTCAAACAATATGGGGATAGGATCATTGGTGCTTGGGGTAATGGCTATTATCAAAGATCAGTAGGCTTCAGAACCTATCCGTTTGATCATGATTCTACCATTTATTATCACCATACACCTTCTTTTTATGATCCGTCCAATTTGCCCGCTCAGGAAAAGTGGCAAGAGACTTATCTGAAATGGATTGGCACCGGAGCAGCTCATCAACCTCTTATCAGGGATGTGAGTCGAAGAATTGTAGGATACAGTCGAATGCTTATTGACCAATATGATGAAAGAAAAGTCGAGGATCAACTCTTATATACGGTTGTTAAAAATGGAGTAACCTACTTGTTAAAAGAGTTTGAAGCTGACGGTAACAAGACTTTTCTATTTAGAAGGAGCCAGACAAGTCAGAAGTCTTTCGATGCTTATGTTCACAGTTACGGTATGTTAGGATTAATAGAGGCTTATTGGCTTTTCAAACAACATGGCTTTCCGGATTCCGTACCGGAAAGTGCGTTGATAGATGTGATTTCAAAATCTGCCTATTCCTTTGTTCGTTTTAATCAGCAGTTCTATCAACCGTTGAGGAAAGAAACCTGGTACAATATTCTCATTGATGAAAATAAGAAAACGAATCACAAAGAGAATATCAATTATAGATGCCATGCAATTTGGGCACTTTCCGAGGCGTATAAAATTACTGGTAATGAAGACTTTAGGAGCTTATCGATATCTATTTTTCACAAACTTAAGAAGTATCAAAGAGCGGATGGTTCCTGGAAGACACCTGCTATAGATTCTTTACACGATAGTCACTCTCATTATCACGGGATTATCATCACCGGACTTTCATCGCTGTATAGTATTTCCGATTCAGATGTTGATCTGGGGCAGGAGATTGCTACATGTATTGTCAACTCAATCAATCATTTCATTGATTACAATGACCCAGGTCAACTCGGTCGCAGGATTCGAGGAAACGGAAGAATAACTCAATATAGAAAGGAAACGCCAGCATTGGTAAGTATGGAGGCGATTATGGGATTGTTGATGGCCAGGAGTCTTGTCATCGAAAATCATCCAGGGATTAATGGAAAGGAATATTTGGATGCCATCCTCAGTAGGATGATGAAAATCGCTTTTGTCAGCAAATATGGTCCCGGCCGAAACCAATGGCGGCTTCAATTTAGTAATCCAAAGTCTTCTGGAAGGTATGTGAAAAATACTGGTTTTGCTACACTGGTTTACGGTCTAATTCATGATTACGAATTGAATGGGTTCCACAACCGTTATAAAAAATTTCAAAAAAAGGAAGAATTAATGTTGATAGACGCGCAATCGAAGGGTTTTTCCCAAAGGTTGATGCATTACAGATCAGGTGATACAACTAATTATCAGTGGAACACAGCAGATTACGAATATCCTTATAAATTCATCACATCCGGCAATTTTGATGGAGATAAGAGCGATGATCTGGCAGTGATCACCTATAATCCGGAAACGGAAAAGTACACGCAGTTGCGGGTTTTCTACGGCAATAATATGGTGGCAATTTATAATTTCAATGATGGAAATGAATTTGCCGGATTGGTTGCAGGTGATGTCAATGGCGATGGCCTTGACGATATCTTATTATTAAATAAGACCGGAGGCGATAATACGGTTCGATTTAGGGTAATGGAGGGTAAAAACATTGAAAATGAGCTGTATAAGATTAATTCAGAAGTCCAATTTTCTGCGAATCTACAAGTCGTCTTTGGCGATTTTAATGGAAATGGGGCAGAGGAATTTGCTGTATTCGACCCATCGGCACCTGGTATAAGCATGCACTGGTTTGAGTGGCGCTACAATCCAGGAAAGTCACCAGAAATGCGGTCACTAATCAAATCATCTAATATTTTAAAAGATAAAGCATTTGAATACCTGGATGTAGCCACTGGAGATCTAAACAATGATGGGATAGATGAACTTGCATTACTGATTACTTATTCAGATACCGTCAAACAATTATACACATTTAGGGCTGATGGTCAGTACCTGGAAATTTTAAACGATTACGATGAAAAAGAACTGCTTGTAGATGAGCGTTCCATGACAGGGCTAGTCATGGGTGATTTCTATCCAAACAAGCCTGGTAAGGAGTTAATATTGGTGGAATCTGGCGGTTCCTTTACTGGGTTATACTATTATTCTGCTGCTGATACAGTCATTACCCAATTAAAAAGAACTGAATTGAATATAGGATTTCGTCGGTTGGAAATTACAAGTGGAGATTTTTGA
- a CDS encoding OmpA family protein has translation MNRHCLLIAAILLLSIHPILAQEFEKINLPNAIVTQAKVTFDGTRMVFMANYDGRLKPYIADYETDSARWGDPVLIFDATTNGQYEFQYPQLNFDNSRLLISARPQGKPDFDIYSSELTRGTWFDPVLLENGINSDRDDLAPSESSDGKKILFTRPFAAEEKKDVFCQEIYMIEKDETGQWLAPRALAPTYNTGCVCDPFFARDNKTFFYASYEDVNDAEGRRVSRNQFNIYWAKSDGVRSYTPKLVSSIQTDADIRSLSIAGDSTLYYTYGDITSDNQRRWSSNMRGGPLESSLQPEAMTCLSGTVTKSGSAVDANVRVVDPFTAQAYQDIICDENGYYQLYLPRDRQFSVLATKEGLSLQSQLIATDVEEMEVDFELFEAVKTSFNVFDEEFFFPIFTIITIYDSTYNQLAQVGSNGNVVLDIGQELNVVFSADNYWEDTLSLPLDQEVLFENFDFDIVLRRKVKSVDLTFEDEETGNSLGLELTVLNVTRNEKTKRQVKGGKITLELRDGEVYEISTSAQGYSYFNAEIDLTKEEPVKEVKAELKSVKNQAIVLNNITFEVNSYNLGAQSYEELDKLVTYLLENPDYRVEVAAHTDDVGGEEFNLTLSNLRANSVLEYLQDHAITVERLVAQGYGESTPLFPNDTDTNRAKNRRVEFKILSEGE, from the coding sequence ATGAACAGACATTGCCTGCTTATTGCTGCGATTCTGCTACTTAGTATCCACCCGATCCTTGCTCAGGAGTTTGAGAAGATCAATCTACCAAATGCCATTGTAACCCAGGCTAAAGTAACTTTTGATGGCACTCGAATGGTATTCATGGCCAACTACGACGGTCGATTGAAGCCTTATATTGCCGATTACGAAACAGACAGTGCCCGATGGGGCGACCCGGTACTAATCTTCGACGCGACCACAAACGGTCAGTACGAGTTCCAATACCCGCAACTCAACTTTGATAATTCCCGGTTATTGATTTCCGCCCGACCTCAGGGCAAACCAGACTTTGATATTTATTCCTCTGAACTAACAAGAGGCACATGGTTCGATCCGGTACTGTTAGAGAATGGGATCAACTCAGATCGTGATGACCTGGCACCTTCCGAATCATCCGATGGGAAGAAAATCCTGTTCACCCGACCATTTGCCGCGGAAGAAAAAAAGGATGTTTTCTGCCAGGAGATCTACATGATTGAAAAAGATGAAACGGGGCAATGGCTGGCCCCGCGTGCACTCGCTCCTACTTACAATACCGGTTGTGTTTGCGATCCATTTTTTGCACGGGACAATAAGACATTCTTTTATGCTTCTTACGAAGATGTCAATGATGCTGAAGGTCGCAGGGTCTCTAGAAATCAATTCAACATTTATTGGGCTAAATCGGATGGCGTAAGGTCCTATACGCCGAAACTGGTCAGTTCTATTCAAACCGATGCAGATATTCGTTCATTATCGATTGCAGGAGATAGCACCCTGTATTACACCTACGGAGACATTACTTCTGATAACCAACGAAGGTGGTCTTCCAACATGCGCGGTGGCCCGCTGGAGAGTTCACTCCAACCAGAAGCCATGACCTGTTTGTCAGGTACGGTCACCAAATCAGGTTCCGCAGTAGATGCGAATGTCCGGGTAGTAGACCCCTTTACCGCTCAAGCTTATCAGGACATCATCTGCGACGAGAATGGATACTATCAGTTGTATTTGCCCAGGGATCGGCAATTTTCCGTATTGGCCACCAAAGAAGGACTCTCACTCCAATCGCAATTGATTGCCACGGATGTGGAGGAGATGGAAGTTGATTTCGAGTTGTTTGAGGCGGTCAAAACTTCGTTCAATGTGTTCGATGAGGAATTCTTCTTCCCGATATTCACCATCATCACGATCTACGATAGCACGTACAATCAGTTGGCACAGGTAGGTTCTAACGGAAATGTCGTTTTGGACATTGGACAAGAACTGAATGTGGTTTTTTCTGCGGACAATTACTGGGAAGATACCTTGAGCCTGCCACTGGATCAAGAGGTGCTTTTTGAGAATTTTGATTTTGACATTGTCCTGCGGCGAAAAGTAAAATCCGTAGACCTCACCTTTGAGGATGAAGAAACCGGCAATAGCCTGGGACTTGAATTGACCGTCCTGAATGTTACCCGTAATGAAAAAACCAAACGCCAGGTGAAGGGTGGAAAGATCACCCTGGAATTGCGAGATGGAGAAGTTTATGAGATCAGCACTTCCGCGCAGGGCTACAGTTATTTCAATGCAGAGATAGACCTTACCAAAGAAGAACCTGTAAAAGAGGTGAAAGCGGAGCTTAAATCGGTGAAAAATCAGGCCATCGTATTGAACAACATCACCTTTGAAGTGAACTCCTATAACCTGGGTGCTCAATCTTATGAGGAGTTGGACAAGTTAGTCACCTACCTGCTGGAGAATCCTGACTATCGTGTGGAAGTAGCGGCGCATACAGATGATGTAGGGGGGGAGGAATTCAACCTGACCTTGAGTAATCTCAGGGCCAATTCGGTCCTGGAATATTTACAAGATCATGCCATTACGGTAGAGCGGTTGGTTGCACAGGGGTACGGCGAATCCACGCCTTTGTTTCCTAACGATACTGATACTAACCGGGCTAAGAACCGAAGAGTGGAATTCAAAATTTTAAGTGAAGGCGAATGA
- a CDS encoding sigma-70 family RNA polymerase sigma factor: MSSDFYQHSILPYAGIIIKICRAYTDSEEDFEDYYQEVCLQIWRSHEQFSGQSEWSTWIYRLALNVCLTLLKKRKNSDRHFVSDVVPVAVEETIQAFSDESLNELYAAIKKLSEVDRAVIMLYLEEKSYQEIAEIMGTNPNNIGVRIKRIKERLKNLLDGKVN, encoded by the coding sequence TTGAGTAGCGATTTTTATCAACATTCGATCCTCCCATATGCAGGGATCATCATCAAAATCTGCCGGGCCTACACGGATTCCGAAGAAGATTTCGAGGATTACTATCAGGAGGTGTGCCTGCAGATCTGGAGAAGCCACGAGCAATTTAGTGGACAGTCAGAATGGTCGACGTGGATCTATCGCCTGGCCCTGAACGTCTGTCTTACACTTCTAAAAAAGCGGAAGAACAGCGATCGTCACTTTGTCTCTGATGTTGTTCCTGTTGCAGTGGAAGAAACGATCCAGGCTTTTTCCGATGAGTCATTGAATGAACTGTATGCAGCCATCAAAAAACTATCTGAAGTGGATCGGGCTGTGATCATGCTCTACCTGGAGGAAAAGTCCTATCAGGAAATCGCAGAAATCATGGGGACCAACCCCAACAATATCGGCGTAAGGATCAAACGAATTAAGGAACGCTTAAAAAATTTATTAGATGGAAAGGTCAATTGA
- a CDS encoding SDR family oxidoreductase, which translates to MSLSKNFISKFHKKYGEWAVITGASSGIGKWLAIEVAKCGINVLLVARNTTALERLKEEIQKKYQVKAAVLGMDLGADPIEAIINATQNKNVGLLIANAGFGTSGYFINSSIHEELNMLEVNCRALLEMTHYFSQYFAEKQQGGIILMSSMVGFQGTPYTAHYAATKAYVQSLAEGLYHELKEKNVDVLAAAPGPVATSFAKRANMVMDGVMKPEDLSSEILKALGSKMTVLPGGLTKLLVYSLRTVQRWAKIRIMKLVMGGMTKHQQAT; encoded by the coding sequence ATGAGTCTTAGTAAAAACTTCATAAGTAAGTTCCACAAAAAATATGGCGAGTGGGCGGTGATTACCGGAGCCTCCAGTGGCATTGGAAAATGGCTGGCAATCGAAGTGGCTAAATGTGGCATTAATGTCTTATTGGTAGCTAGAAATACCACGGCGCTGGAACGCTTGAAAGAAGAGATCCAAAAGAAATATCAGGTTAAGGCGGCAGTACTCGGCATGGATCTAGGTGCTGATCCTATTGAAGCAATCATCAATGCCACGCAAAATAAGAACGTAGGATTGTTGATTGCTAATGCAGGTTTTGGGACTTCTGGCTATTTTATTAATTCCTCCATCCATGAAGAATTAAATATGCTGGAAGTCAATTGTCGAGCATTATTGGAAATGACACATTATTTCTCTCAATACTTTGCTGAAAAACAACAAGGAGGCATCATCTTGATGAGTTCCATGGTCGGATTTCAGGGTACACCCTATACCGCACACTATGCAGCTACAAAAGCCTATGTCCAAAGTCTGGCAGAGGGACTCTATCATGAACTGAAGGAAAAAAATGTAGATGTGTTGGCGGCAGCTCCTGGTCCCGTGGCAACTTCTTTCGCCAAACGAGCCAATATGGTAATGGATGGTGTAATGAAACCAGAAGACCTTAGCTCCGAGATATTAAAAGCACTGGGGTCAAAAATGACCGTGCTCCCGGGAGGGCTTACCAAACTATTGGTTTATTCCTTGCGAACCGTACAAAGATGGGCAAAAATCAGGATCATGAAACTGGTGATGGGTGGGATGACCAAACATCAGCAGGCTACCTAG
- a CDS encoding CHAT domain-containing tetratricopeptide repeat protein, which yields MKGKFSTNLFFKVFFLLVVCSVQAQDIDFQASTTAIDDLIAQQDYEQAYGELKGFQSAISGTAYQEEDSVRLYLFSKLSQVYYQLDSCTQAIENNRGEAELRMNLFGPSEITTLQTIRNLGVYYLNCGEYIQADSTLSQVVDLHQKNIGKIDELYVRTLDDLAFAKGRVDQPDEAIEIYAKILEILSNSPKGGFYYQVVENYSALLMNNERFEDAVPFYPELKEYMKDRAEYVDFLKDYYNVFVHLKDYAKAYETSSSIVEWCAIGHCLPEVHLNFNLNAARLAVLMGKYTEADQYYSECQEAEGSTTNDEIQVLLEQADVNGYLGKPFEQVGGLEKCLDLHVRNGLTDSTSYSRVVLRLGNLLTQLGRFEKAETLFTNYIDALERDASADSEKLAQAYQSLGNQKYLLRDFNGADLYLNKARQTLLDHSLEQSRAYASVLNSLGALQEGLANYDQAERYYKVGLEAATQEDAGLSLRVALAANLANIMNSFTPENDSIELLLSKAIGWQQSLTGEKHPEYANLLNKRGLHLQETEQFSAAESDYQKALEILGNSVGRSHPEYLSVLSNLGLLYDAQGNDEAALKYMLDAKQLYEQFYADDNPGYVLAVNNLANTYTRLERYDEAAPLFAYLADIVLKEIRESFSYLSENEKKQFVTEKRKFQDNLKRYIVSRFTTDRVDPQMLATWYELELTMKGILLNSTKRVREQIFKSGDENLIALFSEWSLARQEVAKRQSLKSDLSANQKQALDSLTQKIATLEKDIARASGDFENTFAAEKSDFSSVSSALGADECSIEVIRTEINGDNIYTALLALPGAQYPELILLGKGEVLDEKSFAFYKNTIKFKIDNAKPFDIYWKPIHDRIKDLGIKKIYYAPDGVYHKISLATLFNGETKSYLIEDYELVQLTSTKDIARVKQPASGIDTSKKILLMGRPTYTFSGENSGSIAGTRGLASFENIADLPGTEAEVTEINATLGEKQLQPTLLLGEESTEANFKANLDHDIIHIATHGFFIDKRPGLGEYLDPMLYSGLLLAGASEESTMANTGEDGVLTAYEIMNMEFSNLDMIVLSACETGTGQVASGEGVYGLQRAFFVAGANTLIMSLWKVDDNATKELMIAFYRNYLKTGDKRASFLDAQKKVKKKYKSPVYWGAFVMVGS from the coding sequence ATGAAGGGGAAGTTCAGCACGAATCTGTTTTTTAAGGTTTTTTTCCTGCTGGTTGTATGCAGCGTTCAGGCACAGGACATTGACTTTCAAGCCAGTACTACGGCCATTGATGACCTCATTGCACAACAGGACTATGAGCAAGCATACGGTGAACTGAAAGGCTTTCAATCTGCCATTTCCGGTACCGCCTATCAAGAGGAAGACTCTGTCAGGCTGTACTTGTTTTCTAAGCTTTCACAGGTTTACTATCAGCTGGATAGTTGTACACAGGCGATTGAAAACAATAGAGGAGAAGCGGAGCTTCGTATGAACTTATTCGGTCCGTCTGAGATCACAACACTGCAGACCATCAGAAATCTGGGCGTGTATTATTTGAATTGTGGAGAGTACATTCAGGCAGACAGTACCCTGTCGCAAGTGGTGGACCTGCATCAGAAAAATATCGGTAAGATCGATGAACTGTATGTCCGTACTTTAGATGACCTGGCCTTTGCCAAAGGACGTGTAGATCAACCAGACGAAGCAATTGAGATATATGCCAAGATACTGGAAATATTGAGCAACTCACCCAAAGGAGGTTTTTACTATCAGGTGGTCGAAAACTACAGTGCTCTGCTGATGAACAACGAACGTTTCGAGGATGCGGTCCCCTTTTATCCGGAACTTAAAGAATACATGAAGGACCGTGCTGAATACGTCGACTTTTTGAAAGATTATTATAATGTTTTTGTTCATCTAAAGGACTATGCCAAAGCGTATGAGACCAGTAGCAGTATTGTCGAATGGTGTGCGATCGGTCACTGTTTGCCAGAAGTACATTTAAATTTCAATTTAAATGCTGCCCGACTAGCTGTTTTGATGGGTAAATACACGGAAGCCGATCAATATTACTCTGAATGCCAGGAAGCAGAAGGATCAACGACTAATGATGAGATACAGGTGTTGTTGGAGCAGGCAGACGTCAATGGGTACCTGGGCAAACCGTTTGAGCAGGTAGGTGGCCTGGAAAAGTGCCTCGACCTTCATGTTCGCAATGGCCTTACAGATAGTACTTCTTACTCTCGGGTGGTTTTGCGATTGGGGAATTTATTGACACAGTTAGGTCGTTTCGAGAAAGCTGAGACTCTGTTTACCAATTACATCGATGCTCTGGAGCGTGATGCCAGTGCTGATTCTGAAAAGCTGGCACAGGCTTACCAGTCGCTGGGGAATCAAAAGTACTTGCTACGAGATTTCAATGGGGCTGACCTGTACCTCAACAAAGCCCGACAAACTTTGCTCGATCATTCCCTGGAGCAATCAAGGGCTTACGCCTCGGTGCTTAATAGTCTGGGTGCCTTGCAGGAAGGTCTGGCCAATTATGACCAGGCGGAACGATACTACAAAGTTGGGCTGGAGGCTGCTACACAAGAGGATGCAGGCTTGTCATTGCGCGTGGCTCTGGCCGCTAACCTGGCCAATATTATGAATTCTTTTACGCCGGAGAATGATTCGATTGAGCTGTTGTTGAGCAAAGCCATCGGCTGGCAACAAAGCTTGACTGGAGAGAAGCACCCGGAGTATGCCAACTTGTTGAACAAACGAGGGTTGCACTTGCAGGAGACGGAGCAATTTTCTGCCGCCGAGTCAGATTATCAGAAAGCCCTGGAAATTCTGGGCAACTCCGTGGGTAGGTCACATCCCGAATATTTATCGGTGCTGTCTAACCTGGGCTTGTTGTATGATGCACAGGGCAACGATGAAGCGGCTTTGAAATACATGCTGGACGCCAAACAACTGTACGAGCAATTCTATGCGGATGACAATCCGGGCTATGTACTGGCCGTCAATAACCTCGCGAACACCTACACGCGATTGGAACGCTATGACGAAGCGGCACCTTTGTTTGCCTATCTGGCGGACATTGTCCTGAAAGAGATCCGAGAATCTTTCAGCTATCTTTCCGAAAACGAAAAGAAGCAATTCGTAACCGAAAAACGAAAGTTTCAGGACAATTTGAAACGCTACATCGTTTCGCGGTTTACAACAGATCGTGTTGATCCTCAGATGCTGGCTACCTGGTACGAGTTAGAATTGACAATGAAAGGAATCCTGCTGAATTCCACCAAACGAGTTCGTGAACAGATATTCAAAAGTGGCGATGAAAATTTGATTGCACTCTTTTCAGAATGGTCCTTGGCACGCCAGGAGGTAGCTAAACGTCAGTCGCTAAAAAGTGACCTGAGTGCTAACCAGAAACAAGCACTTGATTCTTTGACCCAGAAGATAGCAACGCTGGAAAAAGACATTGCACGAGCATCCGGGGATTTTGAGAACACTTTTGCGGCTGAGAAGTCTGATTTTTCATCAGTCAGTAGTGCTTTAGGTGCTGATGAGTGCAGCATTGAAGTCATTCGTACCGAGATCAATGGCGACAATATTTATACTGCGTTGTTGGCCTTGCCCGGAGCTCAATATCCTGAACTCATCTTGTTAGGAAAAGGGGAGGTATTGGACGAAAAGTCTTTCGCATTCTATAAAAACACCATCAAGTTCAAAATCGATAATGCCAAACCTTTTGATATCTACTGGAAGCCCATCCATGATCGGATCAAGGACCTGGGAATCAAGAAGATCTACTATGCTCCCGATGGCGTTTATCATAAGATTAGCCTGGCCACGCTCTTCAATGGCGAGACCAAGTCTTATTTAATTGAAGATTATGAGCTGGTACAATTGACATCCACCAAAGACATTGCACGGGTAAAACAACCAGCATCAGGGATAGATACATCAAAAAAGATCTTGTTGATGGGACGGCCCACTTATACTTTTTCAGGAGAAAATAGTGGCAGTATTGCTGGTACCAGAGGTCTGGCGTCTTTTGAAAATATTGCAGATCTGCCCGGAACGGAGGCAGAGGTCACTGAAATCAACGCGACGCTTGGCGAAAAACAATTGCAACCGACCTTGTTGCTGGGTGAGGAATCTACTGAAGCCAATTTCAAGGCCAATCTGGATCATGACATCATCCATATCGCGACACACGGATTTTTCATCGATAAGCGACCAGGGTTAGGGGAGTACCTGGACCCGATGTTGTATTCAGGCTTATTGTTGGCCGGTGCCAGTGAGGAGTCCACCATGGCCAATACCGGCGAAGATGGTGTGCTGACCGCCTACGAGATCATGAACATGGAATTCAGCAACCTCGACATGATCGTGCTTTCTGCCTGCGAAACCGGAACCGGTCAGGTGGCCTCCGGTGAAGGAGTTTATGGACTACAACGTGCGTTTTTTGTGGCGGGAGCCAATACCTTGATCATGTCCCTTTGGAAAGTGGATGATAATGCCACCAAGGAGTTAATGATCGCTTTCTACCGCAATTACCTGAAGACCGGAGACAAACGCGCTTCTTTCCTTGATGCGCAGAAAAAGGTGAAAAAGAAGTACAAATCACCCGTGTACTGGGGAGCGTTTGTGATGGTGGGAAGTTAA
- a CDS encoding SRPBCC domain-containing protein, producing the protein MLKPSLVWVSLLLAVSSCYSLKKRIETGEPYNDQINWPKEASPSEVDFYIHNRIEVEARPEEVWNLLIQAESWSEWYEGMQNVEVLNDENGMIRSASQLKFHTMNRDFDAQVIEYIPNERLTWETNHPKLHAVHSWLIVQNENGCLLITDETQTGTLAKLQKVFLPNKLQKLHDIWLGGFKEKLENQSNKLSAK; encoded by the coding sequence ATGTTAAAACCATCTCTAGTTTGGGTGTCACTGCTATTGGCTGTTAGCAGTTGCTATTCCCTAAAAAAACGCATTGAAACGGGTGAGCCATACAATGACCAAATCAATTGGCCTAAAGAAGCAAGCCCCTCCGAAGTAGATTTCTATATCCACAACCGCATAGAGGTTGAGGCTCGGCCGGAAGAAGTCTGGAACTTATTGATCCAGGCAGAATCATGGTCAGAATGGTACGAAGGCATGCAAAATGTTGAAGTGCTCAATGATGAAAATGGAATGATCAGGTCAGCATCTCAATTGAAATTCCATACCATGAATAGGGATTTCGATGCTCAGGTCATTGAATACATTCCAAATGAACGATTGACCTGGGAAACGAACCATCCAAAATTACATGCGGTTCATTCCTGGCTAATTGTCCAAAATGAGAACGGATGTCTGCTCATCACGGATGAAACGCAGACAGGCACGTTAGCCAAACTGCAGAAAGTATTCCTCCCAAATAAACTGCAGAAACTTCATGACATCTGGCTGGGTGGTTTCAAAGAAAAGCTAGAAAATCAATCCAATAAACTTTCAGCAAAATGA